The Glycine max cultivar Williams 82 chromosome 17, Glycine_max_v4.0, whole genome shotgun sequence genome contains the following window.
TCCATTTTCCTCCGACCAAACACTATGTTAGTGTAAGCCACCCACTAATATATACCACATTACCACAATTTAAACATTACTTCAGGTTTCATTCTACTTTTAAAATGCACTAAACATAAGACAGATCTCATATGTTTTGTCCCAAATTCTCAATTTAACCTATCTATCGAATGCTAccttaaaaaagtaaaactatTGGAAGAAAAATGTGGGTTTCTAGTTCAGGAAACTACTAAAACAAAAGATGGTATCAGACAGCAGCAACAACTACATATATCTCCCGATTCATGAAGAACAGGCTTACTCAGAAGTTCttacttttccttttcttcctttGGATGAAACTTTTGCTTTAGTTTTTGTGTCCTTGCCAGCTCCTTTTTTATCAGCCGCTTGCTGAGAAATATTCTTATCTCTACCTTTTTTATCAGCCGGTTGATTAGAAATCTTCTCATCTCTACCAACCTGCTCATTCTCTATACCATTATCCTCATTTTCCATAAAATGTTGGGAAGAAGACTCCTCTGCATGAGAATTATCATTTGCATTACTGATTATATCCTCATAATCCCCACTGGCAGCAGCCTCCTGAGACTCTTCCCAATTTTTCCTACCCTTCTCTTTCTTGGCTCTACGTTTCTTTCTTGCCCCCTTTTGGTTGTTATATTCCATAGGGCCAAGCTCATCAtcattctcattttcaattGGCAATGGTGCCACTGAAGTCTTGGGTTTGTGTGTTGAAGCTCGTGGTTTTCTGTTCTTGTGCCCAGCCACCATTGCTTCAAGAACACCATTTTCAATatcaccttcttcttcttcttcttcttcttcttcattgccATCCTCATCAAAACTAACAGACACACCGGCCTCTTCGCCTTCCTTCACACGTGAGGCATCAATaaactcatcatcatcattcagTTCAATCCCATTTCTAGTCTCCCCCTCTTCAACATTAAGACCATTTTTAATCCTCGCCTCCAAATCACCAATCCCATTATCAGTCTCATCATTCACCCCAACTTCTGCACTTTCCAATCCctcctctccttcttcttcttcttccaaatcCTCCTCATCATCACCAATCGAACCCCTAAACTCAGCGACCCTCTCCTTATGCTTCTTGGACTGCTCGTGGTTCTTCCACTGCTTGTCACTTTTAAACTTCTTTTTACACAGCACACAGTATAACTCCTCATTCTCCCTCTCCTCCACCTCCTCCTCAACCACCTCCTCCACATCCTCGTCAACCTTAGCCCACTCTGGCTCCTCGTACGCCATAGCCctctccttcttctccttctccaacctcctcttcctctccctctcctcctccttcttcctCTCCTCCTCCACACTCCTCTTCACCTTCATATCAATCACCCTCTTATCCCTCTTCTTCACAAAATCCCCCAACCTCCTCACAGTGTCATTATACTCCCTCCTCGCCTTCCTCCTCACCTTATTATTCTCCTCCTCCATAATCCGCCGCGACTTCCGGTTCGGCCCGGCCATAACATCGTACTCATCCACCCAGCAAAAATCCATCACAGTACAAAACCCTAACCAATAACTATAAAACGCAGTAACCTGCGCGTATGGACTATCTAAATTACCCATAACAGGCGCCTGTCTAACCGCATCAGAGTCAAGCCCCAATTTGCGCGCGAAATTGATCTCGTTGGCGTGGATTTTATCGAATACATCGGAATAGACCTTGTAGAATCCCTTTGCGGTGTTGGTGTAGCCGGAATAGACGGTGTTggaaaagaaggagaagaggTCGGGGACGAAGGAGTTGGAGACGGTGTTGGGGTCGGAGAAGAGGATTTGGGAGCGGTGGGAGTCGTACCAGGCGCGTTCCTTGGGGTCGGAGAGGACTTCGTAGGCGTGTTGGAGTTCCTGGAACTGCGCGGTGGCTTCTTCTTGGGAGAGACCCGATTTCACGAGCTTGTCCGGGTGGCGCTGGAGGGCGAGGCGGCGGTAGGCTGAACGGATCTCATCGGGGGCGCAATCACGGGGGAGGCCGAGGACTTCGTAGTGGCATCGCTTTGCCGCCGACGACGACGCCATTGTTGGTTGCCTGTCCCCAAGGTTAGGGTTCCGGGTTTGCGTCTTCTGGTAAAATACCAAATCCTTGCTCTTATGGAAAGTATGTGAAATAGTGATTGATAAAATAAGGGCGggtgtatttgattttttttttatatatattatcacaaaatagataattgattatttttaaaaaattaaagatagacTTTAATTAAGTtagttaacaatttattttctgaaattgtAACGGTTAGGTAGTCAAAAACaactcttaaaataaataaaatactaaagtCAAATTTTCATCTAAAATCTATTAAGttctgaaaattatttttaaaataagtatttttttttaaatcaaaagatgtttttaaaccttatatttttttctttatcatctTATTCAATATTTACTTTTGTTCAGATCCCATAATATctaagagagagagaatgaaatGTCCTTAGCTCAAAAATTAGCCTTGACATTCTCAATCCTCCCAAACAATGAACTTGGGCAGAGTTGTGTGACTCTCCTTTATTTATATGTAGTGTTCGATAATCTCGTGCATATTAGTTATTGGTATTGGGTCTTACATGTCACGCATTTTATGTGTGCATAATCTTGTCAATATTAAATACAAATGTATTGGTGTGCGTCCCTAACGTGTTAGAGACGTGGTGTGGAGCCTGGTTGTCGTCACATCTCAATGTTTTTACATACATACTTGGCAATAGAAGGCCTAAGATCATACACTCGTGCATCTAAGTCAATCAATTGTTCACGTATCGATAAGCGACCCTTACTCAATAAATTGTTAACGTGAGAGTAGGTTCTGATCGAGTGAGGAGATCAACATAAATGTTTAAGTAAAGTGAAAGTCAATCCCTAAATGATGTGAGTTGGACGAACCCTTCACAACTCACCAAGCAAGCATGGAACCTATGACATAAATGCGTAAGTGGATCCTTGGTGAGGGATGAGTCGGTGGGATCGTCCACAACCCACAAAACATTAAGCATGTGGCATAAATGGTTAAGTTAAAGTGAACGTGATCCTTAATGAGATGAGTTGGTCAAATGTTCTAGATTCAATTCTACACTTTATTTTATGATTGGGTTAACTAGGTTATAGTCcatgaacttaaaaaaaaaaattaatacatgaACAGAAGTTTAATTGGTCATAATTTCTAAACTTTTCCGTATCCAaaagtttgaattatattatatttaacaatttaatagatttcaaaaactaaaaaccaaattttaaaaagatttagaaactaaaaacttaGTTAACCCTTGTTCTTTGGAGCACCCTCACCATCTGTTTCACTATGATTGTTTActtgcattttaaaatttttaaataaactttaataacaaaaactaattCTTGAATCATCTTTTATCTATTCCATTTAcatcaaaacaaataaagtataaatactttgaaattctttttttataagagctttgaattttttttttctgtaagaGCTTTGAAATTCTTCATTGGCAAAACCTTTTGAAGTAAAttaattccttttaattttagttactCTGTCCTCTTCAAAATAAATAGGTTTagttttttatctaattttatttggattcagtttcttgtaatttttaaaattaattcaatttcatctttttatattttaaaattaatctaatttAGTCCTTCCGTCTAATTTAATATgacaatgttaaaaaatatacattttatgtcaatttaaaattaattagtgatGATGTTAAATCGTGATAAAGTGAGATTTTTTAATAGTGTTGACTGAGTTTAACTGGTGAGATCAAattgaatcaattaaaaattaaaagatcaaattaaataaaaaaataaaaaaaactaaattaaacctaaaaattaatttaacgaAATAAATATTATCTACGGTTCTCCccattcatttttcttctcttggtATTTCTCCCTTCAGTTGTCTGTGGAAAAAAGCTGccgaataaataaaatttctctttTCTGAGTCGCGATAGGATTACTTCTTCATTGGCTACATGACATTGCCTTGGCCATCCTCCGGGATGAATTTATACCACAactcatttttatccttaaaccCACCATTCCAAACCAGAATTCAACTTCCTTTTTCTGCAAATATTCCATTTTCACACCCTCTCACTTCAATCTCTCCCCACTTCAATTCAAACTCCCTTCAAAAACCCAGATTCCCACGCGCGAGTGCAAATGCTACTACCAACGAAGCAGTTATTATGCCAAGCATGGCCGAAATTCTAGACGCATCGAGAGCGCAGAAACTCGACCTTCAGCTCAAAACATTGGGACCCTTTTTCAGAATCACGGCAAGGAGCATGGTAACGGGCACAGAGCTCGGAAGGGCCGAAGGGTTGGTAAGATTCTGGGTAGGAGGCAAAATTCTTCACTTGGACTCAATCAAACTACAAAGAGAGACACTGGACATGGAGAAATCAATCTTTGGCCTTGGCTTGTTCATCGGAGCCGTTGCAATTCGACACGGCTATGATTCTGGCTGCAAAACAGCGCAGCTATTGGCCATCAATGATTCCGATCTTTACCATTCTAAGGTTCTCTTCTCACCAACCTTATCCAAAACTTCACACCTTTTATTTATCTTTGGGCAGCCACATAGGCTTTATTTTAATGACAAATCCTAATTAgtgaaaccaaaagaaaaaaaaaaaactttttattgtaatgcttaaaattattcataatttttttatgctctctattaatatttacaataaatatttttttcgttaaatattttttaatcaatgtctCAAAGATAATGATTAGTAAGATcctatttcaatttataattatcgataatatcaattatcaatggTCCTATTTCATTATTTGTCATGGTCATGGGACTTGAAGAGATAACTAAATTGGATGTTGTTTTGACAGTTGGTTCGGTTCTACACTAGACTTGGGTTTAAAGCTGTGTACGAGGTTACGGGGTCATCTGTTGGAGATGTTGGGCACATGCTTGTGTGGGGTGGTGTTGGTACCCGCATGGATGCTAGTGTTGAAGAACTTATGATAAAATGGTGTACAAGATTTAAAGCTCCGCATAAATGATTTCGTCACAGTCAGATAAGCAATTGAATTTTAGCAAAGGCAACAACACAGTAAGAAAACGGGTATGGCATAGCAAACAAAAAGAATGTTCTTTTGCACTAACAACATGGATTAGGATTTGTAGCTGATATGATATATGTTCGATTTTTAACTCTTTCTTTTCCCATTCTATGCAGGGATGGATCTAGAGAAAGGTAATAATGATAAGTCCAAATCATCCCtcctcaatttttcttttaaaaaaatatttgtacagattctaatttttttataagaaaaaaaaatcatattttaaaaaatttattaagtgtaattatatatgtttatttagTTTTAACTCCTCCTTTCATTTTCTGGCGATTGAATATTTCTGGAATGATGCATTTTGAGGTTGAGATGATTGTTTTTCTTTGGCGGCTTTCATTTCTAGTTCTAATGGCAGCTTTCGTTTCTATGAATGGAAATATGGGACCACAAGCCAGAGTTTTCTTTTCATCCAATTTGAATCTGTTGAAAATTTGTTGTTTCATGCTATATAGTGATACAATTGTTTTTCTTAAGGATTTGCGCAGATTGAGAACTTTGTCTGTTTTATGGTTGATTGTATTATTAGTTGCTAGTTACTAGCTAAATGCAGATTAAAAATCCAGTTTTCTTGTAAAAGATTTGTTCTTTGTCTAATCGTAGATTcaaaatgcagtaaaaaaaagaaagaaagaaaagaagcctGTGTAGATTCAAAATCCACAGTTTATTGACATGTTGTTATACGGATACCCGTTAAATTGTACAAGATTTGTTCTTTAGCTCAGTCTATAAAGTTTGCTGCCTTGACATATGAGAGAATTGTAATACaagaattgttttttaaaaaaagatggaCCTAGattaatatttaaagtaaaGACCAGATAATTACGGAGTATGTTTGTAATAGAATAGTCACTCTCGtacttttgtaaaatttattttgtttatacttCTCCTAAAAGTATGATTTGCTACCTGAGGTGTATAGCAAATACCGAAATAGCATGGatacacatactcaacttgcaACGAACAATGAAGACTGAcgtattttctttcatttttcaattgccgAATCCTCTTCGAAGTTGGTATGTCGGAGACACCAGAGCAGcaaatatatttacaaattcTCTGGCAAAATAGAAGGAAACTGTCCAAGATTCTGAACTGCTTTCCTAATTAAGGAATTGCTTCAACAGATATGTTCCATCAGAAACAAGTTTAGTAATTTTCCTTGTGGAAAACAAATCTAGTTGTGGTTTTGGTGGAAAATTTGGTGCACAACTTCTTCAATTCTCTTGCTAATTTAGATGGTCCACAATAGAAAACCCCTGTACGAGAAAAACCCACATTCTTAGTTATGAAAACCATTTAACctgttattttcttatatacatATTTGGAGATAAGGATTTTCAGAGAAAAGAAATCCTTAAGTACGAGGGATATTTTTCTCACCAATCTTAGCTCCTCCATGCTTGCGAGCCAATCTAGAAAATATGTTGAACCAATTTGGTCTAGCAAAATGTGTGTGTATCTGAAAATTTCGATAGATAAGTATCTTTTAATCAAGCAATATCAAAACATGTGTGTATCTGGCAcaaatcattcattttttaatatatacatatatatatatatatagcaaaaaaCATTAACATATTCTAACTTCAACCAGAAGGCATCAAACCTAAACTATCTTGAGTGTGATTTTCTTTAACACTACTCATGTAAGTTTAAAGTTTGcttgtaatttatatattttggctGCATATATTAACCAAAACTAAGGAGAAGATTCACTTACTTGAGTCCTGGAAACTATGTCAGTGCCATTCTTGGCAACATGCAAGGCCTGAATAACACTTAGCAAAGCTGAACGAATATCTCCTTCTGGATGTACACTTGTCAGGAAATTGTGCATCTCCACAACCGACTTAAAGATTATCAGAAAACTTGATCAGTCAGAAAATGCTTGAAGATCTTAAATTGCATCAAAGATAAGTTGTGCTGACATAGTTTTTGCCGTGAGCATAATGTCAATGCCATGATCAAAACAAATTGTAGTTAGGCATACCTGTTTTTTAGTTGAATTTGAGATTTCCTTCATGACATCTCTAAACCAGTCAAAAGAGTTTGGCTCTCTTGTAACCCAATAAAGATATGCTTTTAATGGACCCTTTGTTAGGCTGCATTGTCTGAGACCACTCTATTTCAAAGGCCCAAATGTGGCATTTGTTTAAAGGAAGCAGAGCCATTGAATTTTAGTGAAAACATTATCAGACCAAGAAAAtactcaaataaataaacacaataaaaaaaacttacatgatCATTTTGCGTTGTCTGGACACCTTTAACTACATCTTTAAGGATGCTAATGAAAGGTGTTGCTCCTATGCCAAGACCAATTAGTACTAGAATGTCGTACTTTACATGGTCTTGAGCAGCAGAACCATAAGGGCCATCTATGTACAGTTTTGGACACCCTTTTGATCGTGATAACACTGCCTGCAGATCATGAATCAATTTTGAGACCAAAGGATTTAGGAAGCATAACTTTACACTAAAAAACTTTTGCTATTTTCACCTCTTGGAATAGATCATATATTTGGTAGCTCCAGTCTCCGAGTGTTCTAATGTGCACACTGAGGTAGTCATCTTGTGGCCCTGAAGTCAAGGAAAATGGATGCCTGAAAATTTAGACAAAAGAAACTCAAATAGAATGTCAATATTTGATTGACGAGCCTGACATCATAATAACTGGAAGAATGAGCTGaattaatattgaataaaaatggCATAATGTTGAATCTTGAATAAAATTGTCACGTGAAAGATATAAAAGTACCATTCAAAGGGCGAAATTTGGGGGCACTGAATGAATATATACATGCCACTATGGAACTTAAAACCTTCTGGTTTTTGCATTTTGAGGTACAAAACTTTTCCTGGACATATACTTGCCTACatgaaaaataacataaaagaaaagagaataagataataattatcCTTCACAAAAACAATAGATTTATTCTTGGTAAATTTCAGATGTTTGGCTGTACCATAAATTTATTGGcctaaataacttttaatttccTGGTATATATtcgattttttatttgagttcccaataaatttttttattattctgattttctaatattttaaaagttttattatggTTCTATCATGAGTTAAAAGATAACATGACACTATCTTAACAACTTTAAATACATTGAAAGATTCATTGAAATGATATCAGATCTTCATTTAACTCACCACAAAAACAGATTTAGaacaaaacttttaatatatcagaaaattttgttatcaaaaactaaaaaaaaaaatcaattatatattaaaaatctcaAACAgcataaaatttatcaaatgaaACTTTAAACCAAGAGATAATGCAAATAAGAGAAGGCTGATCAAATACCTTCAAAATATCAACTTCGTAAGATCCAGATCTAATGGCTCGAAAGATCCTCTCCCCAGCGTATAATAAAACTGGA
Protein-coding sequences here:
- the LOC100795949 gene encoding DNAJ protein JJJ1 homolog, giving the protein MASSSAAKRCHYEVLGLPRDCAPDEIRSAYRRLALQRHPDKLVKSGLSQEEATAQFQELQHAYEVLSDPKERAWYDSHRSQILFSDPNTVSNSFVPDLFSFFSNTVYSGYTNTAKGFYKVYSDVFDKIHANEINFARKLGLDSDAVRQAPVMGNLDSPYAQVTAFYSYWLGFCTVMDFCWVDEYDVMAGPNRKSRRIMEEENNKVRRKARREYNDTVRRLGDFVKKRDKRVIDMKVKRSVEEERKKEEERERKRRLEKEKKERAMAYEEPEWAKVDEDVEEVVEEEVEERENEELYCVLCKKKFKSDKQWKNHEQSKKHKERVAEFRGSIGDDEEDLEEEEEGEEGLESAEVGVNDETDNGIGDLEARIKNGLNVEEGETRNGIELNDDDEFIDASRVKEGEEAGVSVSFDEDGNEEEEEEEEEGDIENGVLEAMVAGHKNRKPRASTHKPKTSVAPLPIENENDDELGPMEYNNQKGARKKRRAKKEKGRKNWEESQEAAASGDYEDIISNANDNSHAEESSSQHFMENEDNGIENEQVGRDEKISNQPADKKGRDKNISQQAADKKGAGKDTKTKAKVSSKGRKGKVASKNVGNICDACGEEFETRNKLHKHLGDSGHATIKGR
- the LOC100798071 gene encoding uncharacterized protein; its protein translation is MTLPWPSSGMNLYHNSFLSLNPPFQTRIQLPFSANIPFSHPLTSISPHFNSNSLQKPRFPRASANATTNEAVIMPSMAEILDASRAQKLDLQLKTLGPFFRITARSMVTGTELGRAEGLVRFWVGGKILHLDSIKLQRETLDMEKSIFGLGLFIGAVAIRHGYDSGCKTAQLLAINDSDLYHSKLVRFYTRLGFKAVYEVTGSSVGDVGHMLVWGGVGTRMDASVEELMIKWCTRFKAPHK